Genomic DNA from bacterium:
CCCACCTGGCCCATCTCGCCGGTGCCGATCGGCACCTCGAACTCGAACTTCGGATAGGCGCCGTAGGGCTCGTCCTTGCGGCAGTCGAAGTGCACGCCCGAGCCGCGCAGCACCGGGCCGGAGCAGCCGAAGTCGAAGCAGTCCTGCTTCGAGATCACGCCCACGTCGGCGGTGCGCTCGATGAAGATCTTGTTGTAGCTGAGCAGGGTGTTGTACTCGGGGACCTTCTTCAGCTCCATCATGTCCACGAAGGCGAGCGCGTCCTTCACCCAGCCGTCCTCGGGCACGTCGTAGCGCACGCCGCCGGGGACCATGTAGTTGTAGAGCATGCGCCCGCCGCTGATGCGCTCGAGGAGGTTCAGGATCTCCTCGCGCTCGCGGAACATGTAGAGCAGCGGCGTGAAGGCGCCCATGTCGAGGCCGAAGGTGGCCAGGGCGATCAGGTGGCTCGCGATGCGCGAGAGCTCGGCCACGGCGACGCGGATGTGCTCGGCGCGCTCGGGCACCTCCTGCCCCATCAGCCGCTCGAGGGCCACCACGTAGGCCTGGTTGCACGTCATCGGCGCCAGGTAGTCGAAGCGGTCGGTGTAGACCACCCACTGCTTGTAGTTGACGCCCTCGGCGATCTTCTCGGCGCAGCGGTGCAGGTAGCCGATCACCGGCGTGACCTTGTAGACGATCTCGCCGTCGGTCTCCAGCAGCAGCCGCAGCACGCCGTGCGTCGCCGGATGCTGGGGCCCCATGTTCAGCTCGAGCAGCTCGCTCTTGATCCCCGGCACGTGGTCCTGGTCGGCCCAGCCGGTCAGCTTGGTGTTCTCGGTGGCCATGCCTTATCCCTCCGCCGGGGGGTTGTCGCCAGCGGGCGGCTGGGGTTTCTCGAGTTCGATCTCGGGGAACGGACTGCCGGCGTAGGGCTGGCCCTTCATGGGCACGGCCTCCCAGTCGGCGGGCATCACGTAGTCCTTGCGCAGGGGGTGGCCCACCCACGCCTCGTCCAGCAGCATGCGGCGCAGGTCCGGATGGCCCGCGAAGCGGATGCCGAGCAGGTCCCAGGCCTCGCGCTCGTGCCAGTTCGCCGTCGACCACACGTGCGAGACGGTCGGCACGGTCGCCGCGTCGCGCGGCACCCGCACCCGCAGGGCGAAGCGATGCTTCAGGCTGTGGCTGTACAGGTGGTAGGCCACGCCCAGGTCGCCGTCGGCCACCCGCTCGCTCGTCTCCGGCTCGCCCAGGTCGGTGTAGCCGAGGATCGCCACCGACTTGCCCTTGCCCGTGTCGTCGTAGCCGTCCCAGTCGATGCCGCTCAGGCACATGAGCATGTCCATGCGGGTCTGCACGTCGTCGCGCAGGAACGCGCAGGCGTCGGCGACGGCCGCGGGCGCGATCTCCGCCACCGGCTCGGGCCCCGCGTCGTCGAACCCGAGGGCGGCCTCGCCGATCTTCGCGGCCAGCAGTTCGTAGATGGCTTTGGCTTCCATGTTCCCTCTTCTACTTCCGGTAGGGGATCTTGGCGGCGTAGTCCTGCACCCACTTCGGCTTGACGAACTTGCCCTTGCGGCCGCGGATCTTGTCCTGCAGGCGCATCAGGCCGTCGAGCAGCACCTCGGGGCGCGGCGGGCAGCCGGGCACGTACACGTCGACCGGGACCATGAAGTCGACGCCCTTGACCACGTGGTAGCCGTACTTGAAGTAGGGGCCGCCGCCGATGGCGCAGCTGCCCATGGCGATGACCCACTTGGGCTCCGGCATCTGGTCGTAGATGAGCTTCAGGCGCTTGGCCATCTTCGCCGTCACGGTGCCCGAGACGATCATCAGGTCGGCCTGGCGCGGGGTGGCCCGGAAGGCGCCGGCGCCGAAACGGTCGATGTCGTAGCGGGTCGCCGAGGCGGCCATCATCTCGATGGCGCAGCAGGCCAACCCGAACGTCACCGGCCAGATGCTCGACAGCTTGGCCCAGTTGAAGACCTCGTCCACCGTGGTCAGGATGAAGTTCCTGCTCTCGGATTCGACGACCTGCTCGAGCTGGGCGTCGACCTTGAAGTCCAGCATGTTCTCGCGCCCGACGTCGTACCCTTCGGGCGGGGTGGTGCTTTCCTTGTATGTCATGCGGAGATCTCCTCCTCGAGGACGGCGGCCGTCTCGCCGGCACCGGGGCGCTCGATGAGCTTCTTGACCCAGTCCAGGTCGCCCTTCGCCCACACGTAGGCCAGCCCGACCGCGAGGATGGACAGGAAGATGATCATCTCCCAGAACACGAGCGCGCCCAGCCCGGGTTTCTCGAAGAGCTCCTTGAAGACGACGGCCCAGGGGTACAGGAAGAGCACTTCCACATCGAAGACGATGAAGAAGAGCGCGATCAGGTAGAACCGCACGTTGAAGCGGATCCACGAGGACCCCGTCGGCAGCTCGCCGCATTCGTAGGTGGTCATTTTCGTCGGCGAGGGGTTGCTGGGCCGGAGGAGCTTGGCGGCGGCGAGCGCGATGCCCGCGAAGAGGAATCCGACCAGCACGAAGATCAGGACCGTCGAGTAATGCCCTGCAAGGGCGGAACTTACGGTTCCCAGCGGAGGCATGGCAATCATGTGGTGTCCCGGATTTCGTTGGGCCCGACCACGGCCGGGCGACGCCGGTTGCGGACCCGTGGCCCAGGCTCGGGCGGGGGATCCGAGTAAGGTTGTCGTATTTTCAACAACCTCCGGCCAATTTCATATTCCGACCGGTGGGGTGTCAAGGGATTGTTGCGAAGATCGGCATCGAAGCGGCGATTGGCGGCGATTTGGATAATGAACGCCGTTATCGGCTGGCCCCATTCCGGCCGGCGTCCCATATTGGAGACCTACCGGGAGGAGACCCCCATGATCCGCGTCATCGCCGTCGGCCGCGTCAAGGACAAGCGCCTGTCCGGTCTCGCCGACGACTTCAGCCGGCGCATCCGGCCCATGGCCCCCCTCGAGGTGGTCGAGCTGAAGGACGCCGACCCCGAGCGCGAGGGGCGCGACATGGCCGCGCGCCTCGGAAGCGAGGGCGGTTCCCAGCTCGTGGTGGCGCTCGACGAGCACGGCGAGGCGG
This window encodes:
- a CDS encoding NADH-quinone oxidoreductase subunit D codes for the protein MATENTKLTGWADQDHVPGIKSELLELNMGPQHPATHGVLRLLLETDGEIVYKVTPVIGYLHRCAEKIAEGVNYKQWVVYTDRFDYLAPMTCNQAYVVALERLMGQEVPERAEHIRVAVAELSRIASHLIALATFGLDMGAFTPLLYMFREREEILNLLERISGGRMLYNYMVPGGVRYDVPEDGWVKDALAFVDMMELKKVPEYNTLLSYNKIFIERTADVGVISKQDCFDFGCSGPVLRGSGVHFDCRKDEPYGAYPKFEFEVPIGTGEMGQVGDCWDRYMVRVREIEQSCRLVRQALQTLPDGEYQAIELKKPVKTPPGAIYSRTESAKGELGHYLISDGGQTAFRNKVRSPSFCNLQVVTKVGVGQMISDLVALVGSLDIVLGEIDR
- a CDS encoding NADH-quinone oxidoreductase subunit C, producing MEAKAIYELLAAKIGEAALGFDDAGPEPVAEIAPAAVADACAFLRDDVQTRMDMLMCLSGIDWDGYDDTGKGKSVAILGYTDLGEPETSERVADGDLGVAYHLYSHSLKHRFALRVRVPRDAATVPTVSHVWSTANWHEREAWDLLGIRFAGHPDLRRMLLDEAWVGHPLRKDYVMPADWEAVPMKGQPYAGSPFPEIELEKPQPPAGDNPPAEG
- a CDS encoding NADH-quinone oxidoreductase subunit B — translated: MLDFKVDAQLEQVVESESRNFILTTVDEVFNWAKLSSIWPVTFGLACCAIEMMAASATRYDIDRFGAGAFRATPRQADLMIVSGTVTAKMAKRLKLIYDQMPEPKWVIAMGSCAIGGGPYFKYGYHVVKGVDFMVPVDVYVPGCPPRPEVLLDGLMRLQDKIRGRKGKFVKPKWVQDYAAKIPYRK
- the ndhC gene encoding NADH-quinone oxidoreductase subunit A, with amino-acid sequence MPPLGTVSSALAGHYSTVLIFVLVGFLFAGIALAAAKLLRPSNPSPTKMTTYECGELPTGSSWIRFNVRFYLIALFFIVFDVEVLFLYPWAVVFKELFEKPGLGALVFWEMIIFLSILAVGLAYVWAKGDLDWVKKLIERPGAGETAAVLEEEISA